The genomic segment CAGCAGCGCCCGCCGCGTGGGGTCGGCGATGGCCTGGAAGATCTCCGCCTGGCGGGCTGTTCGCATCGCGGAGAAATATATAAGTCACTACTTATGTTTGTCAAACCGAATCCGAACACCCCTCCTGCTACTCTAAAGTCCATCCCGGCAGGGGCTCTTGGATGCCCGACGGGCAAGGAGGCTGTACACATTTATGCGACGTCTTCTCGCGTTCCTGGCGCCGCTGCTGCTGCTGGCGGCGGCGGCCGCTCAGACCGCCACCTGGACCATCGATCCCGCCCACTCCACCGCCGCCTTCACCGTCCGCCACATGATGATCAACAACGTGCGCGGCGAGTTCAGCAAGACCACCGGCACGCTGCAACTCGATCCCAAAGACATCACCAAGTCCACCGTCGAGGCCTCCATCGACGCCGCCACCGTCAACACCCGCGTCGACGCCCGCGACGCCGACCTGCGCAGCGCCAACTTCTTCGACGTCGCCAAGTACCCCATCCTCAGCTTCAAGTCGACCAAGGTGGAGCAGGTCGCGCCCGGCAAGCTGCGCGTCACCGGCGACCTCACCATGCACGGCGTCACCCGCCCGGTGGTGCTCGAGGTCGACGGCCCCTCGCCCGCCATCAAGGACCCTTGGGGCAACACCCGCATCGGCCTCTCCGCCTCCACCAAGATCAACCGCAAGGATTGGGGCCTGATGTACAACAAGCTGCTGGAGAGCGGCGGCATGGTGGTGAGTGAAGAGGTGTCCATCGACCTGGAGCTGGAGTTCGTGCAAAAGGCCCCCGCCCCCAGCAAGGGCAACTGAGCTTCTTCCGCGTCGACCGTGTGGCACAGCCGACCCGGCTGTGCCACGCGCGCAGGGGCACCATGAAGACAGCCCGCGCTTCAGCGCGGGCGCCAGAACCCAGCCCGGCACGTAAGTGCCGGGAATCTGCGGCCCCTTT from the Terriglobales bacterium genome contains:
- a CDS encoding YceI family protein; its protein translation is MRRLLAFLAPLLLLAAAAAQTATWTIDPAHSTAAFTVRHMMINNVRGEFSKTTGTLQLDPKDITKSTVEASIDAATVNTRVDARDADLRSANFFDVAKYPILSFKSTKVEQVAPGKLRVTGDLTMHGVTRPVVLEVDGPSPAIKDPWGNTRIGLSASTKINRKDWGLMYNKLLESGGMVVSEEVSIDLELEFVQKAPAPSKGN